In Archocentrus centrarchus isolate MPI-CPG fArcCen1 chromosome 24, fArcCen1, whole genome shotgun sequence, one DNA window encodes the following:
- the lats1 gene encoding serine/threonine-protein kinase LATS1, with translation MKRGEKPEGYRHMRPKTFPVSNYSGNSQQMLQEIRNSLRNLSKPSDPPKVDTGGQGKMHPEDSRQLGRSSNPRNPHFKTLQEIREALMPFKNEPNTSGADMNKHMQREPSFPGFDEPSISRGVGPATDYMGKVSYQDPLREQMAVSNPSTAGLKPPAVGSSHMQQTVLRRPSWKGSKESLAPRHGPLMVDGKMYRSDSPGPPPAFPQGHPGNSQRVNPPLLPQVRSVTPPPNRGTMPPASSWDSNPSTKRYSGNMDYLVPRISPVPQGAWPEGYPSAAPQNQRGISPVPMSHQPIIMQSSGGNKFTFPPSWPQNSSPQPDYKTGGSRQPPPPYPVNQSSRHSPTDQQTGGPASSPSYINGGNLDLYNVGPPQSWSQAPLGSNQPQSSSGNSSNQDLSPSWQHNIPIRSNSFNSHQLNSRPTHPASSQPSATTVTAITQAPILQPVKSTRVQKPELHTAVAPTHPPWMQQVAPPPAAPAYPEPSTSVPQIVAEVPSYQGPPPPYPKYRLPPQAAPCPPAYDTGANKLSAGREDPAEEESCSGGDSSREKTSESPEGGVATEKEKKQITTSPVPVRRNKKERRGESGRVALYSPQAFKFFMEQHIENILKNHQQRICRRKQLENEMQRVGLSSEAQEQMRMMLCQKESNYIRLKRAKMDKSMFKRIKTLGIGAFGEVCLARKEDTGALYAMKTLRKKDVLLRNQVAHVKAERDILAEADNEWVVRLYYSFQDKDNLYFVMEYIPGGDMMSLLIRLGIFKEELAQFYIAELTCAVESVHKMGFIHRDIKPDNILIDRDGHIKLTDFGLCTGFRWTHDSKYYQSGDHVRQDSMDFSKEWEDPANCRCTDRLKPLERRKARQHQRCLAHSLVGTPNYIAPEVLLRTGYTQLCDWWSVGVILYEMVVGQPPFLATTPLETQLKVINWKSTLHIPPLAKLSAEASDLIVKLCRGPEDRLGKNGADEIKAHPFFKSIDFSSDLRQQVAPYIPTITHSTDTSNFDPVDPDKMWSSDGDDEDNYNDTLNVWFRNGKHPEHAFYEFTFRRFFDDNGHPYSCPKPIEYEGYNEDEADSEGTGQEAASSSAPQGRDLVYV, from the exons ATGAAGAGAGGTGAGAAACCCGAAGGATACAGGCATATGAGACCCAAAACGTTCCCCGTCAGCAACTACAGTGGCAACAGCCAACAGATGCTACAGGAAATACGGAACAGCTTGCGCAACCTGTCCAAACCCTCCGACCCACCTAAAGTGGACACTGGCGGACAAGGGAAGATGCACCCCGAGGATTCAAGGCAGCTGGGGCGCAGCAGCAACCCCAGAAATCCCCACTTCAAGACCTTACAGGAGATCCGCGAGGCCCTAATGCCTTTTAAGAATGAGCCCAATACTTCAGGCGCAGATATGAACAAACACATGCAGCGGGAACCCTCTTTTCCGGGGTTCGATGAG CCAAGCATCAGTCGTGGTGTAGGGCCGGCTACAGACTACATGGGTAAGGTGAGCTACCAGGACCCACTGAGGGAACAGATGGCTGTTTCCAACCCTAGCACTGCAGGCCTCAAACCCCCAG CTGTAGGTTCTTCTCACATGCAGCAGACTGTGCTGAGGAGGCCAAGCTGGAAGGGCTCTAAGGAGTCTCTGGCCCCTCGACATGGTCCCCTCATGGTGGATGGAAAGATGTACCGGTCTGACAGCCCTGGACCACCTCCTGCCTTCCCACAGGGCCATCCTGGGAACAGCCAGAGGGTCAACCCTCCGCTCCTGCCTCAGGTGCGCAGCGTCACACCTCCACCAAACCGGGGTACCATGCCTCCTGCCTCATCCTGGGACAGCAACCCATCGACCAAACGCTACTCGGGAAACATGGATTACCTTGTGCCCCGCATCTCTCCAGTACCCCAGGGAGCGTGGCCTGAGGGGTACCCAAGTGCAGCACCTCAGAACCAACGTGGGATCAGCCCAGTGCCCATGAGCCACCAGCCTATCATAATGCAAAGCTCTGGGGGGAATAAGTTCACCTTCCCCCCTAGCTGGCCTCAGAACAGCTCCCCTCAGCCTGACTACAAGACAGGGGGCAGCAGGCAGCCCCCTCCGCCATACCCTGTCAACCAGAGCAGCCGGCACAGTCCCACTGACCAGCAGACAGGAGGACCTGCATCCTCACCTTCTTACATAAATGGAGGGAACCTTGACTTGTACAATGTAGGTCCTCCTCAGTCCTGGTCCCAGGCTCCTCTGGGATCCAACCAGCCCCAGTCTTCCTCTGGCAACAGCAGCAACCAGGACCTGTCTCcatcatggcagcacaacatTCCAATCCGCTCCAATTCTTTCAACAGCCATCAGCTGAACAGCAGACCCACTCACCCAGCCAGCTCACAGCCCTCTGCCACCACCGTCACCGCCATCACACAGGCTCCTATCCTGCAGCCAGTGAAAAGCACACGTGTCCAGAAACCTGAATTGCACACTGCTGTCGCTCCCACACATCCTCCATGGATGCAACAGGTTGCACCACCTCCTGCTGCACCCGCCTACCCAGAACCTTCAACCTCGGTCCCCCAGATCGTAGCAGAAGTACCCAGCTACCAGGGACCCCCTCCTCCATACCCTAAGTATCGCCTCCCACCGCAGGCTGCACCCTGCCCACCAGCATATGACACAGGAGCCAACAAGCTTAGTGCAGGTAGAGAGGATCCTGCTGAAGAGGAGAGCTGTAGTGGCGGGGACAGTTCCAGGGAGAAGACCTCAGAAAGCCCTGAGGGCGGTGTAGCaacagagaaggagaagaagcaAATCACGACATCACCTGTTCCCGTCCGTCGCAACAAGAAAGAGCGGAGAGGGGAATCGGGAAGAGTCGCTTTGTATTCCCCACAGGCCTTCAAGTTCTTCATGGAGCAGCACATAGAGAACATCCTGAAGAATCACCAGCAGCGGATTTGCAGGAGGAAGCAGCTGGAAAATGAGATGCAAAGG GTGGGTTTGTCTTCAGAAGCCCAGGAGCAGATGCGTATGATGCTCTGTCAGAAGGAATCCAACTACATCCGGCTAAAACGAGCCAAGATGGATAAATCAATGTTCAAACGGATCAAGACTCTTGGTATCGGAGCCTTCGGTGAGGTTTGCTTGGCCAGGAAAGAGGACACGGGAGCGCTGTATGCCATGAAGACTCTTCGCAAGAAGGACGTGCTCCTGAGAAACCAGGTGGCTCACGTCAAGGCTGAGAGGGACATTCTGGCGGAGGCTGACAACGAGTGGGTAGTGCGTCTCTACTACTCTTTCCAAGACAAGGACAACCTGTATTTTGTCATGGAGTACATCCCCGGAGGGGACATGATGAGCCTTCTTATCAGACTTGGCATCTTTAAAGAGGAGCTGGCCCAGTTTTACATTGCAGAGCTCACCTGCGCTGTGGAGAGCGTCCACAAGATGGGCTTCATCCACCGAGACATCAAGCCTGACAACATCCTCATAGATAGAGACGGTCACATAAAGCTGACCGACTTCGGGCTTTGCACTGGTTTCCGCTGGACCCACGACTCAAAGTATTACCAGAGTG GGGACCACGTGAGGCAGGACAGCATGGACTTCAGTAAGGAATGGGAGGATCCAGCCAACTGCCGCTGTACGGACCGCCTGAAGCCTCTGGAGAGGAGGAAGGCCCGGCAGCACCAGCGCTGCTTGGCCCATTCACTGGTGGGGACACCAAACTATATCGCACCAGAAGTGCTGCTCAGAACAG GATACACCCAGCTCTGCGATTGGTGGAGTGTAGGCGTGATCTTATATGAAATGGTTGTTGGACAGCCTCCCTTCTTAGCAACCACACCCCTGGAGACACAGCTGAAG GTGATAAACTGGAAGAGCACGCTGCACATTCCCCCGCTGGCCAAGCTCAGCGCGGAGGCATCAGATCTCATTGTTAAACTATGCCGCGGCCCTGAGGACCGCCTTGGTAAGAATGGCGCGGACGAAATCAAAGCGCATCCTTTCTTCAAAAGCATCGACTTCTCCAGCGACCTCAGACAGCAGGTGGCACCCTACATCCCTACAATCACCCACTCCACAGACACCTCTAATTTTGATCCCGTGGACCCGGATAAAATGTGGAGCAGCGACGGGGATGATGAGGACAACTATAACGACACGCTGAACGTCTGGTTCCGCAACGGAAAGCACCCCGAGCACGCCTTCTACGAGTTCACCTTCCGACGCTTTTTTGACGACAACGGCCATCCGTACAGCTGCCCCAAGCCCATCGAGTACGAGGGCTACAACGAGGACGAGGCAGACTCAGAGGGCACGGGGCAGGAGGCGGCCAGCTCCTCAGCGCCACAGGGACGAGACCTGGTCTACGTGTAG